GAGATTTGAAATACCTAAATTGAGCACATCCCACAAGAGAATACATGAAAACAGATTGATTACTTACGAGTTCCCATTCGAATCTGTGCCAATAAGTTACTTCTGTCATCCAACATGGCTGGTTGCTTGGGTGTCGGTTTCAGTTTGGGGGAAGTAGTAAGCTCCATCTTTATAGACCCAGAGCCATTGGAAGAACTCTCATCATCTACACCATTAGTCAAAGGCATAGGTGGTGGCGGCGGTGGCGGGGGTGGAGGGGGTGCAACTTCTGAATTTATcggtggtgggggtgggggaggAGGAAGATTTTGCTCTGGGCTCAGAGGAGGTGGGGGAGGTGGGGGCAGCAAGTCTACTTCTTGCCTCGAAGGAGACGGTCTGTGTGTAGAAGGTATTCGTGTTATCTCCGGATTAGGCTGATACCGTCTTGGATCATTGTTTTCCGCTGGGGGTGGAGGTGGAGGAGGCGGTAGACTGTCCCTTGCTGGGCTCTGGTGTGCGGCATTACCAAGGAAAGGAGGGGGAGCAGGCGGGGGTTGACTTGGCCTTGTGGCACCAATGCTTCCCGAGGAGCCTCTATGTGACATGTTAGATAGTCGACCCTGCTTTGGAGATAACTGGTTCTGAACATGCTGTGACTGGTGGTTACCGGTCTGCGTAATATAATTGTTGTTCTCAATGTTTATGTTTGACTGTCGTGACACATCCTGAGAATAATGGGGCCCATTGGGAGGCCTAGAGCCCCTTTGGTCATTGTAGATATTGTCCTGATGTCTTGTATTCACTTCCAAGCTTTCAGGCCGTGGTTGGTTGTTCTGTATTTTTAGTTTGGCAGGATCAGCATAGTCCGATAGCTCTACTCCATGTTTCATATCCTTAAATCTCTCCGCTCTTGTTTCTACCTTTCGAGGTACTTTCTTTTTCTCACTTGCTTTCTGCGGTCTCTACAATGAAGCATGAAGAATTGAATCACTGAACTGAAACCACTAATCATCattaatttttgttaaatacattttattgaaaacatAGCAGTATAGTTATCATTGTAATACTCTATTTCTCAATGTGTGAGACTAAATATGCTTACATTTTCACTAATTCTACCCTTTTAATTGAAGAATTATACTAATTGCTAGTTAGCATTGTTAGTGAATGGAATTAAATACCTCCAGATTCACATGAAACCCATCTCACATTAAAAATCATCATCTTCAACATTAACAAAAGTTTTTCCCTTTATAGCAAATATTAGACAAGAGTttgcataaatacatgtttacaaCAAATAAATCAACAATATGTGGACCTCATAACTCTTCATATATTTGGATATTTACCAATGTAATTTCCTTTTATAATGTGGGATAAGGGAAATGTATTGCCCTTTTTGATGTGGGATAAGGGATATGTATTGCCCTTTTTGATGTGGGGTGAAGGATATGTATCTAGTCCTTTTTGATGTGGggtgaaagaaattattttctCCCATTATTGCCAATGTGAGATAGACTTTACcaatgtgagacagccatgtaagatttttctattttgtactgctgcGACGTCACTGAATGTGACATCATATATTTTCTACGCTTTACGctacacagtgaagtaaaatattaaattttgtatcattttctttaaatttctaatttgatatagctttctCATGGACCGCCTTGGGTTTTGTAATTTACTTTGATagtgtaaaacatttttcagatatgctctttctgcctgtCTAATTAGGTTTTGCACTGAAGTTCAAACGagaattttgattattttgaattttctcaaagctcctaaatttatgcactaaactattgataaaatatgataaataatccTTCATAAATATCCTCATGTGGGATAGGTAAATTCCACATCTGAAATAAGAATAAGATTTGCTGTCTAGGACGAGACTGAAAAtcttgtcccccccccccccccccccccccccccccctcattgacaatggt
Above is a genomic segment from Ostrea edulis chromosome 3, xbOstEdul1.1, whole genome shotgun sequence containing:
- the LOC125673935 gene encoding actin-binding protein WASF2-like yields the protein MPFIQRCLEPINVSRVEVEKGIKNELECVTNHTLGNIILQLSSLSKHAEDMFTELSQEVVTFTNRTRQLQGRIDHLQEKVTRLDAAGELVSILDIQQKKPYKSSSQHDQQVVSRSTIPRCILKAYSQGDATPALDKLNPYREDGRDSVKFYTDPGYFFELWFQDIQKDIENRKTELKAKRKKRPQKASEKKKVPRKVETRAERFKDMKHGVELSDYADPAKLKIQNNQPRPESLEVNTRHQDNIYNDQRGSRPPNGPHYSQDVSRQSNINIENNNYITQTGNHQSQHVQNQLSPKQGRLSNMSHRGSSGSIGATRPSQPPPAPPPFLGNAAHQSPARDSLPPPPPPPPAENNDPRRYQPNPEITRIPSTHRPSPSRQEVDLLPPPPPPPLSPEQNLPPPPPPPPINSEVAPPPPPPPPPPPMPLTNGVDDESSSNGSGSIKMELTTSPKLKPTPKQPAMLDDRSNLLAQIRMGTHKEKLRKVEEREQERSNKSAPGSNFDVHSIMNRAFEMRRKVIEESEEEDGSSDDEWD